A region of Mycoplasmopsis bovirhinis DNA encodes the following proteins:
- the smpB gene encoding SsrA-binding protein, with translation MKIITTNKNSYRDYEILEKFEAGLALEGWEVKSARAAEVSLTNSFCSIYKNELWLKDAFFKQYMQVKCNETKDRKLLMHKHEIRKLKFKLESQPLTLIPLKLYFNKESTIKIELALVRGLKKYDKRAKLAKEEADKRILKTLKNY, from the coding sequence ATGAAAATAATCACAACTAATAAAAATTCATATCGAGATTATGAAATCTTAGAGAAATTTGAAGCAGGCTTAGCACTTGAGGGTTGAGAAGTTAAAAGTGCTAGGGCTGCAGAAGTTTCTTTAACTAATTCATTTTGTTCAATTTATAAAAATGAATTATGATTAAAAGATGCTTTTTTTAAACAATATATGCAAGTAAAATGTAACGAAACAAAGGATCGTAAATTATTAATGCATAAACATGAAATTCGTAAGCTTAAATTTAAGTTAGAATCTCAACCTCTAACTTTAATTCCTTTAAAACTCTATTTTAATAAAGAATCTACTATTAAAATAGAACTAGCCTTAGTTAGAGGCTTAAAAAAATATGACAAGCGAGCGAAACTTGCTAAAGAAGAAGCTGATAAAAGAATTTTAAAAACCCTTAAAAACTATTAA
- a CDS encoding HNH endonuclease, which produces MTINHESAIKFWIETYGKKQEAWDFTGCKIVKAAYNDRNSNYGWNIDHIYPKSLGGTDNWDNLCICHILTNDEKSNKFPVFNSNNKTYQIKTITEDDNLEN; this is translated from the coding sequence ATGACAATAAATCATGAATCTGCAATAAAGTTTTGAATTGAAACATATGGCAAAAAACAAGAAGCTTGAGATTTTACAGGCTGTAAAATCGTAAAAGCAGCTTACAATGACCGTAATTCAAATTATGGTTGAAATATTGACCATATTTATCCAAAAAGTCTTGGCGGAACTGATAATTGAGACAATCTTTGTATCTGTCATATTTTAACAAATGACGAAAAGTCTAATAAATTCCCTGTTTTTAATTCAAACAATAAAACCTATCAAATTAAAACAATAACGGAAGATGACAATTTAGAAAACTAA
- a CDS encoding type I restriction endonuclease subunit R translates to MPKNNIVIETNDWTLVTEYKRDDIKKVKQLSNNELIQEFINLLQQQAYQYLEIKDNNTLVNNLRNKIEQLNNYKFSDFDWDKFYKQQILMKDNINIINETRTIQEDYIKNFQEQETKKDINIKLIDKKDIYNNKLQIINQYGDQEVSKDKYCHNVTILVNGLPLVHIELKKRGIPLQKSFNEIKNYHNVRFWEDKDTLFRYIQIFVISNGEDTKYYSNTIRYQKLENEKNHGSKGSKYGSFQFTSYWSDLKNNKIADLIGFARTFFAKHTILNILTKYCVFNVENDLLVMRPYQIAATEKIINKIKISQLNNLESSKSGGFVWHTTGSGKTLTSFKTAKLATKLDNIDRILFVVDRKDLDHQTEKEFNNFQKGSANATKSTNALKQNLEITDKDKRLTITTIQKLSNFIEREYNHPVFKENVVFIFDECHRSQFGKMHKNIVKHFKNYFMFGLTGTPILVENAKSKDEKTSFKQTTEELFGEKLHTYTIVDAINDKNVLPFKVDYFSTMKAKDFIEDKEVDKIDHKVLLNPQRISNIVKYILDNFNVKTKRDQKSSSKTKTKGFNSIFAAESIEAAQKYYLEFKKQQEILPKNNRIKIGIIYSYNAGSENEENNEDANNLNDNDKEFLQSAIQDYNEMFGSSYDVSNNFYDYYKNISKVTKDNKLDILIVVNMFLTGFDAKTLNTLWLDKNLKMHGLIQAFSRTNRIYNSVKQFGHIVSFRDLSKEVEEAVSLFSNKDAQGIILLRPISDYWFGYNDENGNYNIGFSEICAKLNKRYPLNDGILNIPNELKRDFINDYNIYLRLLNIVSTFEHYKIIVDPTSSEQQISNSYKITLNPESQNNEISQNNNLNIEQDEESITTVDPNYIRFEPDKDRENILNLHTNDYKYKDQYLEYIEARQKQRNDNENINKIIEEIDDDIIFEMDLIRQQDVNIDYILSLLAQKTDQSNLTKEEVINIIDIVKGSESLRSKRELIYKFLESINGTKDISTQWNQFSEVEKKEKLDLLVYEEKLDIDKVRIVIEDAIREGKLSMEGDNFDKMFKEKGSLFISSSVKNLNERKYRVYEKIEKYMDDFYKW, encoded by the coding sequence ATGCCTAAAAATAATATTGTTATAGAAACAAATGATTGAACATTAGTTACTGAATACAAACGAGATGATATCAAAAAAGTTAAACAATTGTCAAACAATGAATTAATCCAAGAATTTATTAACTTACTTCAACAACAAGCCTACCAATATCTAGAAATCAAAGATAATAATACTTTAGTAAATAATTTAAGAAATAAAATTGAACAACTAAATAACTATAAATTCAGTGATTTTGATTGAGATAAATTTTATAAGCAACAAATCTTAATGAAAGATAATATTAATATTATTAATGAAACTAGAACTATTCAAGAAGACTATATTAAAAACTTTCAAGAACAAGAAACAAAGAAAGATATTAATATTAAATTAATTGATAAAAAAGATATTTATAATAATAAATTACAAATAATAAACCAATATGGAGACCAAGAAGTTTCTAAAGACAAATATTGTCATAATGTAACTATTTTAGTTAATGGTTTGCCACTTGTACACATTGAACTTAAAAAAAGAGGTATTCCTCTTCAAAAATCTTTTAATGAAATTAAAAATTATCATAATGTTCGTTTTTGGGAAGACAAAGATACTTTATTTAGATATATTCAAATTTTTGTTATTTCTAATGGTGAGGATACAAAATATTATTCAAATACTATTAGATATCAAAAACTTGAAAATGAGAAAAATCACGGAAGTAAAGGAAGTAAGTATGGATCTTTTCAATTTACTTCATATTGATCAGATTTAAAAAATAATAAAATCGCAGACTTAATAGGCTTTGCAAGAACATTCTTTGCCAAGCATACTATTTTAAATATACTAACTAAATATTGTGTTTTTAACGTTGAAAATGATTTATTAGTTATGCGCCCATACCAAATTGCAGCAACTGAGAAAATTATTAATAAAATTAAAATAAGTCAATTAAATAACTTAGAATCTTCTAAATCTGGAGGTTTTGTTTGGCATACAACTGGTAGTGGTAAAACTCTAACTTCTTTTAAAACTGCAAAATTAGCTACAAAACTTGATAATATTGATCGAATTTTATTTGTAGTTGATCGTAAAGATTTAGATCATCAAACCGAAAAAGAATTTAATAATTTTCAAAAAGGTTCAGCTAATGCTACTAAGAGCACTAATGCTTTGAAACAAAATTTAGAAATAACTGATAAAGATAAACGCTTGACAATAACAACAATTCAAAAATTGTCAAATTTTATTGAAAGAGAATATAATCATCCTGTTTTTAAAGAAAATGTGGTATTTATCTTTGATGAATGCCACCGCTCTCAATTTGGTAAAATGCATAAAAATATTGTTAAACATTTTAAAAACTACTTTATGTTTGGACTTACTGGTACTCCTATTTTAGTTGAAAATGCTAAGTCTAAAGATGAAAAAACTTCATTTAAACAAACAACTGAAGAATTATTTGGCGAAAAATTACATACATATACTATTGTTGATGCTATCAATGATAAAAACGTTTTACCATTTAAAGTTGATTATTTTTCAACTATGAAAGCTAAAGATTTTATTGAAGATAAAGAAGTTGATAAAATTGACCATAAAGTATTATTAAATCCACAAAGAATTAGCAATATAGTAAAATATATTTTAGATAATTTTAATGTCAAAACTAAGAGAGATCAAAAGAGTTCTTCTAAAACTAAAACAAAAGGCTTTAACTCTATTTTTGCTGCTGAATCAATTGAAGCAGCCCAAAAATATTATTTAGAATTCAAAAAACAACAAGAAATATTGCCTAAAAATAATAGAATAAAAATTGGGATAATTTATTCATACAATGCTGGGTCTGAAAATGAAGAAAATAATGAAGATGCAAATAACTTAAATGATAATGATAAAGAATTTTTACAGTCAGCAATTCAAGATTACAATGAAATGTTTGGCTCTTCATATGATGTTTCTAACAATTTCTATGATTACTATAAAAATATTTCAAAAGTCACAAAAGATAACAAACTAGATATTTTAATTGTGGTTAATATGTTTTTAACTGGTTTTGATGCTAAAACTCTAAATACTTTATGATTAGATAAAAATTTAAAAATGCATGGTTTAATCCAAGCATTTTCACGTACCAACAGAATCTACAACAGTGTAAAACAATTTGGACATATTGTAAGTTTTCGAGATTTATCTAAAGAAGTTGAAGAAGCTGTATCTTTATTTTCTAATAAAGATGCTCAAGGTATTATTTTATTAAGGCCAATAAGTGATTATTGATTTGGTTATAACGATGAAAATGGTAATTATAATATAGGATTTAGTGAAATATGTGCTAAATTAAATAAAAGATACCCTTTAAATGATGGGATTCTCAATATTCCTAATGAACTAAAAAGAGACTTTATTAACGATTATAATATTTACTTACGTTTACTTAACATTGTTTCTACATTTGAACATTATAAAATAATTGTTGATCCTACTTCCTCTGAACAACAAATCTCAAATTCTTATAAAATAACTTTAAATCCTGAGAGTCAAAATAACGAAATCAGCCAAAATAATAATTTAAACATAGAGCAAGATGAAGAAAGTATAACCACTGTTGATCCAAACTATATAAGATTTGAACCTGATAAAGATAGAGAAAATATCTTAAACCTTCATACTAATGATTATAAATATAAAGATCAATATTTAGAATATATTGAAGCAAGACAAAAACAAAGAAATGATAATGAAAATATTAATAAAATCATTGAAGAGATTGATGATGATATTATCTTTGAAATGGATTTAATCAGGCAGCAGGATGTTAATATTGATTATATTCTTTCATTATTAGCACAAAAAACGGATCAAAGCAATTTAACAAAAGAAGAAGTAATCAACATTATTGACATTGTTAAAGGTTCAGAATCACTTAGAAGTAAACGTGAATTAATTTATAAATTCCTAGAAAGTATTAACGGAACAAAAGATATTTCTACACAATGGAACCAATTTTCTGAAGTTGAAAAAAAAGAAAAATTAGATCTACTTGTGTATGAAGAAAAATTAGATATTGATAAAGTTAGAATTGTTATTGAGGATGCTATAAGAGAAGGAAAATTATCAATGGAAGGTGATAACTTCGATAAAATGTTTAAAGAAAAAGGCTCACTATTTATTAGTAGTTCAGTAAAAAATCTTAATGAAAGAAAGTATAGAGTTTACGAAAAAATTGAAAAATATATGGATGATTTTTACAAATGGTAA
- a CDS encoding IS30 family transposase, which produces MKNLEKYICVFDKYRKENEYQHFKIEENHNTILKMQGALETQRKLRISQIDLEQLYNILQEPSEGFSIQEVAKIFDRDIRSIKSKIEIITNCRPLSLDKHNRYVCPKCLKRVMSVKTLNFAKLYEHLLGYSFSRLFFVSDAIKEKWKAYRKYWYSELNTYNKNRNKKNLVQKEVKKSVTYLVNSFKKISPDEFAPSPSTIYKIIKKYPYFLEFDHIVKKSERKYGTRKQKQTKPKTLKYATEISKRPDYINDGLEHGHFELDTVIGKINDTYCIVTIIERQTRMSYAMLSKRNSKAIKQTLLKLIRKHSLDIKTLTVDNGSENVLLHHVIPTERLFKCQPYSSWQKGSIENMHRLIRYYIPKGKSFDKYSQHGIDYMMDKINNYRQVVRQYKIT; this is translated from the coding sequence ATGAAAAATTTAGAAAAATATATTTGTGTTTTTGACAAATATCGAAAAGAAAATGAATATCAACATTTTAAAATTGAAGAGAATCACAACACTATTTTGAAAATGCAAGGAGCACTTGAGACGCAACGAAAATTACGAATAAGCCAAATCGATCTAGAACAACTTTATAATATTTTACAAGAACCTTCTGAAGGCTTCTCAATCCAAGAAGTAGCTAAGATTTTTGATAGAGACATTCGAAGCATAAAAAGTAAAATCGAAATTATTACAAATTGCAGACCATTGAGTTTAGATAAACACAATCGCTATGTTTGTCCTAAGTGCTTAAAAAGAGTAATGAGCGTTAAAACTCTTAATTTTGCGAAGCTATACGAACATTTATTAGGCTATTCATTTTCGCGACTCTTTTTTGTAAGTGATGCAATTAAAGAGAAATGAAAGGCCTACAGAAAGTATTGGTATAGTGAACTTAATACATACAATAAAAATAGAAATAAAAAGAATTTAGTTCAAAAAGAAGTTAAGAAATCAGTTACATACCTTGTCAATTCTTTTAAAAAAATATCACCTGATGAATTTGCTCCCTCACCTAGTACAATTTATAAAATAATTAAAAAATACCCTTATTTCCTTGAATTTGACCACATTGTCAAAAAATCTGAAAGAAAATATGGAACACGGAAGCAAAAACAAACCAAACCTAAAACATTAAAATATGCAACAGAAATTTCAAAACGTCCAGATTATATTAATGATGGCTTAGAACATGGTCATTTTGAATTAGACACCGTTATTGGAAAAATCAATGATACATATTGTATTGTAACCATAATTGAACGGCAAACCAGAATGTCTTATGCTATGCTCTCAAAACGTAACTCCAAAGCTATAAAACAAACTCTTCTCAAACTAATCAGGAAACATAGCTTAGACATTAAAACTTTAACAGTTGATAATGGTAGTGAAAATGTCTTATTACACCATGTCATTCCAACTGAAAGATTATTTAAATGCCAACCATATAGTTCATGACAAAAAGGTTCAATAGAAAATATGCACCGCTTAATTAGGTATTACATTCCCAAAGGAAAAAGCTTTGATAAATACTCTCAGCATGGAATTGATTATATGATGGATAAAATAAATAACTACCGACAAGTTGTACGGCAATATAAGATAACCTAA